A genomic stretch from Hemicordylus capensis ecotype Gifberg chromosome 1, rHemCap1.1.pri, whole genome shotgun sequence includes:
- the LOC128341164 gene encoding eotaxin-like, with the protein MKTSVAAVALLLVATACFSQDVDGPSLTLTCCTHNSHSPLPLRLLASYTRTSDDCPLPSVVFTTKGGKKICTDPRVAWTQDRIHHLDGN; encoded by the exons ATGAAGACCTCTGTGGCCGCCGTGGCCCTCCTGCTCGTGGCTACTGCCTGCTTCTCCCAGGACGTCG ATGGCCCATCTCTGACACTGACCTGCTGCACCCACAACTCCCACTCCCCTCTCCCACTCCGGCTCTTGGCCTCCTACACGCGCACCAGTGACGACTGCCCCCTTCCGAGTGTCGT ATTCACCACGAAAGGCGGTAAGAAGATCTGCACGGATCCCCGCGTGGCCTGGACTCAGGATCGCATCCATCACCTCGATGGAAACTGA
- the LOC128339543 gene encoding translation initiation factor IF-2-like, with protein sequence MKPHLKPVFPCFCPTHHISQKQVDSGQSSRRPPVQRPHTGDLDEIRRLRAKVIASVERTKKPAGKQDKPSGKPSAPIRPSAPIRPSAPIRPPAPIRPPAGDLDELCHQLSKLAISPAGSRTVAMPPTGGTPLARMSHQLPKRTLSATSQMNPAVPPQGSKRARVLEMMSHQLPKRRLSTTSKLNPAVPPQGSKRARLLERLSKRRLSATSSLQPAISLPDLKRARPDSG encoded by the exons ATGAAGCCTCATCTTAAGCCTGTCTTCCCTTGCTTCTGTCCCACCCACCACATCTCACAGAAACAGGTGGATTCGGGACAGAGTTCCAGGAGGCCACCTGTTCAGCGACCACACACAGGGGATTTGGACGAG ATCCGCCGCCTGCGCGCCAAGGTGATAGCCTCTGTTGAGCGCACcaagaagcccgcaggcaagcaGGACAAACCCTCGGGAAAG CCATCTGCACCAATTCGGCCATCCGCACCAATTCGGCCATCCGCACCAATTCGGCCTCCCGCACCAATTCGGCCACCCGCAGGGGATTTGGACGAG CTCTGCCATCAGCTCTCCAAGCTCGCCATCTCCCCTGCCGGCAGCAGGACAGTGGCCATGCCACCCACGGGAGGCACCCCCTTGGCAAGG ATGAGCCACCAGCTGCCCAAGAGGACGCTGTCTGCCACCAGCCAAATGAATCCCGCCGTGCCTCCTCAGGGCAGCAAGCGGGCCAGGGTTTTGGAGATG ATGAGCCACCAGCTGCCCAAGAGGAGACTCTCCACCACCAGCAAGTTGAATCCAGCCGTGCCTCCTCAGGGCAGCAAGCGGGCCAGGCTGTTGGAGAGG CTCTCCAAGCGGAGGCTCTCCGCCACCAGCAGCCTGCAGCCCGCCATCTCTCTCCCAGATCTCAAACGAGCCAGGCCAGACTCAGG CTGA